A stretch of Rhizobium sp. TH2 DNA encodes these proteins:
- a CDS encoding PfkB family carbohydrate kinase: MKRLRIAVVGDNCIDKFLPPIGEALVGGNAVNVAVQLAKLGHDAHYFGAVGADADGERTRTALTENGVNVAHMQERPGKTAHTDIEVLPSGERVFLFEDFGVCAGYRPSDADLAALKIMDHVHIGWLDDGGALRRTLAAAGVSVSQDISVNADSADLGIEGLTIAFGSAGEDDAAVQTTIDRFLSAGVRVAVVTRGARGSVAATLEERAETGIMQVEVVDTTGAGDSFIAGFLSVHIGGGSLQEAVEAGRDRAALACSHVGGFPQKPMALRDLFEHQPAG, translated from the coding sequence ATGAAGAGACTTCGCATTGCTGTGGTCGGCGACAATTGCATCGACAAGTTCCTACCGCCGATCGGCGAGGCGCTTGTCGGCGGCAATGCGGTGAATGTCGCGGTGCAGCTCGCAAAACTAGGCCATGATGCACACTACTTCGGCGCCGTCGGCGCGGATGCCGATGGCGAGCGGACAAGAACTGCCCTGACCGAGAACGGTGTCAACGTGGCGCATATGCAGGAGCGACCCGGCAAGACCGCCCATACCGACATCGAGGTCCTGCCATCCGGAGAGCGCGTGTTTCTGTTCGAGGATTTCGGCGTCTGCGCCGGCTACCGACCGTCGGATGCTGATCTCGCCGCGCTCAAGATCATGGACCACGTCCATATCGGCTGGCTCGATGATGGCGGTGCGCTGAGACGCACGCTCGCTGCAGCCGGAGTCAGCGTCTCGCAGGACATATCGGTCAACGCCGATTCCGCCGATCTCGGCATCGAAGGCCTGACGATCGCCTTCGGCTCGGCGGGTGAGGACGATGCAGCCGTCCAAACCACGATCGACCGCTTTCTTTCCGCCGGTGTCCGGGTCGCTGTGGTGACACGCGGCGCGAGGGGTTCGGTGGCGGCGACGCTTGAAGAGCGGGCCGAAACGGGCATCATGCAGGTCGAGGTCGTAGACACGACCGGCGCGGGCGACAGCTTCATCGCGGGATTTCTGTCCGTGCATATCGGCGGCGGATCGTTGCAGGAAGCGGTCGAGGCCGGGCGTGACCGGGCCGCGCTCGCCTGCAGCCACGTCGGCGGCTTTCCACAGAAGCCGATGGCCTTGCGAGACCTATTTGAGCACCAGCCAGCCGGATAG
- a CDS encoding FAD-binding oxidoreductase: MTAISLWHAIGGDYRERPALTETVDADLAIIGGGFSGLSTALHAAAKGLSVVLLEAEIIAWGATGRNAGFVVPNFAKKDPDDIIAELGTERGERLIRFASTSADLVFELIRRHNIECQAEQSGWIQPAHSAAAFDKVKSRAAQWASRGRPVVVMGRSETESVTGAKGYAGSWTDRSGGLLDPVAYARGLADAAEAAGARIFERSPVTAISRANEGYTLTTATGTVRAGKVFIATNAYGGKLRPELARTYFPLRVFQIATEPLPREVRKRLLPGNQSVSDTRRNLFTFRFDADNRLISGGMHVFGPGAGTRVPGTIHRRLAKMLELGDVPPIAWAWSGMAAVEPDFLPHLVDLGPGLLAGFACNGRGIALTTALGREIATWASGIPASALPIPYAPPREIPFHGLLKHAPNILLPWSMLRDRLDEERSA; the protein is encoded by the coding sequence ATGACCGCGATTTCGCTCTGGCACGCGATCGGCGGAGACTATCGCGAACGCCCGGCGCTCACGGAGACTGTCGATGCGGACCTCGCCATCATCGGCGGCGGCTTTTCCGGCCTGTCGACCGCCCTGCATGCGGCCGCGAAAGGTCTCTCGGTGGTGCTGCTCGAGGCCGAGATCATCGCCTGGGGCGCGACGGGCCGCAATGCCGGCTTTGTGGTTCCGAATTTCGCCAAGAAGGACCCGGACGACATCATCGCCGAGCTGGGTACTGAGCGCGGCGAGCGACTGATCCGCTTCGCCAGCACGAGCGCCGACCTCGTTTTCGAACTCATCCGTCGCCACAACATAGAATGCCAGGCCGAGCAGAGCGGCTGGATCCAGCCCGCGCATTCCGCCGCCGCTTTTGACAAGGTCAAATCACGTGCCGCCCAGTGGGCGAGTCGCGGCCGCCCGGTCGTCGTCATGGGCAGATCGGAGACCGAGAGCGTCACGGGTGCCAAGGGCTATGCCGGAAGCTGGACGGACCGTTCGGGCGGTCTCCTCGATCCCGTTGCCTATGCACGCGGCCTGGCGGATGCCGCCGAGGCCGCCGGCGCGCGCATCTTCGAACGGAGCCCGGTGACCGCGATATCCCGCGCGAACGAGGGCTACACGCTGACGACCGCCACTGGCACCGTCCGCGCCGGCAAAGTCTTCATCGCCACAAATGCCTATGGCGGCAAACTGCGACCCGAACTCGCCCGGACCTATTTCCCGCTCCGGGTCTTCCAGATCGCCACCGAACCTCTGCCGCGCGAAGTCAGGAAGCGCCTCCTGCCCGGCAACCAGTCGGTCTCCGATACCCGCCGCAATCTCTTCACCTTCCGCTTCGATGCCGACAACCGCCTCATCAGCGGGGGCATGCATGTCTTCGGTCCGGGCGCCGGGACGCGCGTGCCGGGCACTATCCACCGGCGTCTGGCTAAGATGCTGGAACTCGGCGACGTCCCTCCGATCGCCTGGGCCTGGTCGGGCATGGCTGCGGTCGAGCCGGATTTCCTGCCGCATCTGGTCGACCTCGGTCCCGGACTGCTCGCGGGCTTTGCCTGCAACGGCCGCGGCATCGCGCTGACCACGGCGCTCGGCCGGGAAATTGCTACCTGGGCGTCCGGCATACCGGCCAGCGCCTTGCCGATCCCTTATGCCCCGCCAAGGGAGATACCCTTTCACGGGCTTCTCAAGCACGCACCCAATATACTCCTGCCTTGGAGCATGCTGCGCGACAGGCTCGACGAGGAGCGAAGCGCCTAA
- a CDS encoding amino acid ABC transporter permease translates to MLARLILTYPDAARRLGVALIILVITLGLFLLGVSSSWLGYLLPSSASWVTDNPVVSRLLSSLLIALILAANWTLLRLLPRRYQTIGVWIELFVLLMLFFYSFNLSFTFIAKKIGFLITQGVTTTLFISAISIAVATVIALAGAIAKLSRNGVIYGLATFYTSLFRGLPLLMQIYIIYLGLPQVGYVIGAIPAGILALSLCYGAYMTEIFRAGIESIDRGQSEASTALGLKPGQTMALVILPQAMRIIIPPTGNQFIAMLKDSSLVSVVGVWEIMYLARTMGQTEFRHIEMLITASMIYWLLSIGLEYAQSRIEARFGRFNVR, encoded by the coding sequence ATGCTGGCTCGACTCATCCTCACCTATCCTGATGCCGCCCGGCGCCTCGGCGTGGCGCTGATTATCCTGGTGATTACACTCGGGCTCTTTCTGCTTGGCGTCAGTTCGAGCTGGCTCGGCTATCTGCTACCGTCGAGCGCATCCTGGGTCACCGACAATCCGGTCGTCAGCCGCCTTCTATCCTCGTTGCTGATCGCCTTGATTCTCGCGGCCAACTGGACACTGCTTCGGCTTCTGCCGCGCCGCTACCAGACCATCGGCGTGTGGATCGAGCTCTTCGTGCTCCTGATGCTGTTCTTCTATTCCTTCAATCTCTCCTTCACCTTCATCGCCAAGAAGATCGGCTTCCTCATCACCCAGGGCGTCACGACCACGCTCTTTATCTCGGCGATCTCGATTGCGGTCGCCACCGTCATCGCGCTGGCCGGCGCCATCGCCAAGCTCTCGCGCAACGGCGTGATCTATGGGCTTGCGACCTTCTACACCTCGCTCTTCCGCGGCCTGCCGCTGCTCATGCAGATCTACATCATCTATCTCGGCCTGCCGCAGGTCGGCTACGTCATCGGCGCCATACCGGCGGGCATCCTCGCGCTTTCGCTCTGTTACGGCGCCTATATGACCGAGATTTTCCGCGCCGGCATCGAGAGCATCGACAGGGGCCAGTCGGAGGCATCGACAGCGCTCGGCCTGAAGCCGGGCCAGACCATGGCGCTGGTGATCCTGCCGCAGGCCATGCGCATCATCATCCCGCCCACGGGCAACCAGTTTATCGCCATGTTGAAGGATTCCTCGCTTGTGTCGGTCGTCGGCGTCTGGGAGATCATGTATCTGGCCCGCACAATGGGACAGACAGAGTTCCGTCATATCGAAATGCTGATCACCGCCTCCATGATCTATTGGCTGCTTTCGATCGGGCTCGAATATGCCCAGTCCCGTATCGAAGCGCGGTTCGGGCGTTTCAATGTCCGCTGA
- a CDS encoding DMT family transporter: MSAEISPELPAASDAGRSNTRAAGIAVLAFAVFSGADALIKFLAIDLPAPQITLTTTIVGLVLLFAYAAARGRLRDLMPRYPGLAVSRALLLGADAILIHYAFQLLPLWEAYLIAFLTPILVAVLSFLLLGERLSQLAWLGVVLGFVGVTVALRPGTAELNIGHAAAFASTVFFALSLLLLRRAKAAESDEALIATLLVVMTPLALVTALGSTGLSAMDFNHTVIAVIAGILGLAGHALLVRAFRAGEASVVAPFQYSQIIWGCLYGALLFAAPVDPYTIAGAAIIILSGWLVLK, encoded by the coding sequence ATGTCCGCTGAGATCTCACCGGAACTCCCGGCCGCGTCGGATGCCGGACGCTCGAATACGCGCGCCGCCGGCATCGCCGTTCTTGCCTTTGCGGTGTTTTCCGGCGCCGATGCACTAATCAAGTTCCTTGCGATCGATCTGCCGGCACCGCAGATCACGCTTACCACCACCATCGTCGGGCTGGTGCTGCTGTTTGCCTATGCCGCCGCCAGAGGCCGGCTGCGGGATCTCATGCCGCGCTATCCCGGTCTCGCCGTGTCGCGTGCGCTGCTGCTCGGCGCCGATGCGATCCTCATTCACTATGCCTTCCAGCTGCTGCCGCTCTGGGAAGCCTATCTCATCGCTTTCCTGACGCCTATCCTGGTGGCGGTGCTGAGCTTCCTCCTGCTGGGTGAGAGGCTCTCGCAGCTCGCCTGGCTCGGCGTCGTGCTCGGTTTTGTCGGGGTTACGGTGGCGCTGCGACCCGGCACGGCCGAACTCAATATCGGTCACGCTGCCGCCTTCGCCTCGACGGTTTTCTTCGCGTTATCACTTCTCTTGTTACGACGCGCCAAGGCTGCGGAAAGCGATGAAGCCCTGATCGCGACCTTGCTGGTGGTCATGACACCTTTGGCTCTCGTGACGGCGCTCGGCAGCACCGGCCTCTCGGCCATGGATTTCAACCATACGGTCATTGCCGTGATCGCCGGCATACTCGGCCTTGCGGGTCATGCGCTGCTGGTGCGAGCCTTCCGTGCCGGCGAGGCCTCGGTCGTGGCGCCGTTTCAATACAGCCAGATCATCTGGGGCTGCCTCTATGGCGCGCTGCTGTTCGCGGCACCGGTCGATCCCTACACGATCGCGGGCGCGGCGATCATCATCCTATCCGGCTGGCTGGTGCTCAAATAG
- a CDS encoding FAD-binding oxidoreductase, translated as MSYPDTYYKRTIAEDRSRSSLAGPEDCDTVVIGAGLAGLTTALQLVRAGQKVVVLEAEIVGFGASGRNGGFVAPGFATGSDDIARMAGKVAARKLFHLSVEGVEFIRDTIRDLNIESAAPQPGITSVLRYDDGASLKAYREQLLKDYDYELDYLDTEQVRAVLKSQRYFQALRNPRAFHMHPLNYLRAMAAEIERLGGKIFEGSVATSTSLSGAEKRVHTANGEVRARHVVFTTGGYTGSLDRRLQRAFLPIATYVMVSEEAPDLIASAIATRDAIGDNRRAGDYYRLMDDGKRILWGGRITTRAASTAGVVAELRREMTGTYPQLSGLKTELAWSGLMSYARHLMPQIGEVEPGVWHCTAFGGHGLNTTAIGGKLVAEAILGQSDRYKLFAPFGLVWAGGAAGLAVAQLTYWKLQAQDWWRERTA; from the coding sequence ATGTCCTACCCCGATACCTATTACAAGAGAACCATTGCCGAAGACCGGTCGCGGTCTTCCCTCGCTGGGCCTGAAGATTGCGACACGGTGGTGATCGGCGCAGGGCTGGCTGGTCTGACAACTGCGCTGCAACTCGTCCGCGCCGGCCAGAAAGTGGTCGTGCTGGAAGCCGAGATCGTCGGCTTCGGCGCCTCCGGTCGCAACGGTGGTTTCGTAGCCCCCGGCTTCGCCACGGGCAGCGACGACATCGCCCGGATGGCGGGCAAGGTTGCCGCCAGGAAGCTTTTCCATCTCTCGGTCGAGGGCGTCGAATTCATCCGCGATACGATCCGCGATCTCAATATAGAAAGCGCCGCTCCGCAGCCGGGCATCACCAGCGTTCTGCGCTATGACGATGGTGCCTCGCTCAAGGCCTATCGCGAGCAGTTGCTCAAGGATTACGACTACGAACTCGATTATCTCGACACCGAGCAGGTGCGGGCGGTGCTGAAGTCGCAGCGATATTTCCAGGCACTGCGCAATCCCAGAGCCTTTCATATGCATCCGCTCAACTATCTTCGCGCCATGGCGGCGGAGATCGAGCGGCTCGGCGGCAAGATCTTCGAGGGTTCGGTGGCAACCTCGACCAGCCTCTCCGGCGCCGAGAAACGCGTGCACACCGCCAATGGCGAAGTCCGAGCCCGGCACGTGGTCTTCACGACGGGCGGTTACACCGGCAGCCTCGACCGACGATTGCAGCGCGCCTTCCTGCCGATCGCGACCTATGTCATGGTGAGCGAGGAAGCACCCGATCTCATCGCGTCGGCGATCGCCACCCGCGACGCGATCGGCGACAACCGCCGCGCCGGCGATTACTACCGCCTCATGGATGACGGCAAACGCATCCTGTGGGGCGGCCGCATCACCACGCGCGCCGCATCGACCGCAGGGGTCGTCGCAGAGCTCCGCCGCGAGATGACCGGCACCTATCCGCAACTTTCGGGTCTCAAGACGGAACTCGCCTGGTCGGGTCTGATGTCCTATGCCCGCCACCTGATGCCACAGATCGGCGAGGTCGAGCCCGGCGTCTGGCACTGCACGGCCTTCGGCGGCCACGGGCTCAACACGACCGCGATCGGCGGCAAGCTCGTAGCGGAGGCAATCCTCGGCCAGAGCGACCGCTACAAGCTGTTTGCGCCATTCGGGCTGGTCTGGGCCGGCGGCGCTGCCGGCCTCGCCGTGGCGCAGCTCACCTACTGGAAACTTCAAGCACAGGACTGGTGGCGCGAACGCACTGCCTGA
- a CDS encoding SIS domain-containing protein, whose protein sequence is MLNFDEQRFLRIQSGAVGLRQRLDRVIADCLAAGAENIHFLGTGGAAILMQPAAQLLQRRSRFPVFIDMPAELVLTGSANLNGKSIVVIPSLSGTTKESVALLAKAKEAGATVITLVGHEETPLGRGGDHVFVNFAEDDTSCESFYLQSLFIALSIMRHRGEIGNYEQIADELDGLPALLLEVKRAYEPKAGAFAKVLAGADYHIITGAGNVWPQAFYYGMCILEEMQWIRTRPVHASDFFHGTLELVEKGVSVILFKGEDALRPLADRVANFAPDYTDRLTVLDTAELALPGISPEVRGLISPVLLATVLERISAHLEVMRNHPLTTRRYYKRVSY, encoded by the coding sequence ATGCTGAATTTTGACGAACAGAGGTTTCTCCGTATCCAGTCCGGTGCGGTGGGCCTGCGCCAACGGCTGGACCGGGTGATCGCCGATTGCCTGGCTGCCGGTGCTGAAAACATCCATTTCCTCGGCACGGGCGGCGCCGCGATTCTGATGCAGCCGGCGGCGCAGTTGCTGCAACGCCGGTCGCGATTTCCAGTGTTCATCGACATGCCGGCCGAACTGGTGCTCACGGGATCGGCCAATCTCAATGGCAAATCGATCGTCGTCATTCCATCGCTCTCGGGCACGACGAAGGAAAGCGTGGCGCTCCTCGCCAAGGCGAAGGAAGCGGGCGCCACCGTGATTACTCTGGTCGGCCACGAGGAAACACCGCTCGGCAGGGGTGGCGATCATGTCTTCGTGAATTTCGCCGAGGACGACACGTCCTGCGAGTCCTTCTATCTGCAATCGCTGTTCATCGCGCTGTCGATCATGCGGCATCGCGGGGAGATCGGGAATTACGAGCAGATCGCGGATGAACTCGATGGGCTGCCGGCCCTATTGCTCGAAGTGAAGCGGGCTTATGAGCCGAAGGCTGGAGCCTTCGCCAAGGTGCTGGCCGGAGCCGATTATCACATCATCACCGGTGCCGGGAATGTCTGGCCGCAAGCCTTCTATTACGGCATGTGTATCCTGGAGGAGATGCAGTGGATCCGAACCCGGCCGGTCCATGCGTCGGATTTCTTCCACGGCACGCTGGAGCTGGTCGAGAAGGGCGTGTCGGTCATCCTGTTCAAGGGCGAGGATGCCCTGCGGCCGCTTGCCGACCGCGTCGCGAATTTCGCACCTGATTATACCGACCGGCTGACGGTGCTCGATACCGCCGAACTCGCGCTGCCCGGCATTTCGCCGGAGGTTCGAGGCCTGATATCGCCGGTGCTGCTTGCCACGGTGCTCGAACGCATCAGCGCCCATCTCGAAGTCATGCGCAATCATCCGCTGACCACGCGACGCTATTACAAGCGAGTTAGCTATTGA
- a CDS encoding MFS transporter, which yields MPLAPQRRTYLAFFLIAISTGAFLARIPDLQVMLNVNKAELGLTLIGLAAGALVSLTFSSPVIMRLGARLTLMITLLGTAALLSLVPFMPDAPSVFCLLFLVGLLGGAFEINLNVEIGRIETQAGFGIMNRAHGFWSVGFFVTAISASVIRHAGISMQTHLHLVLALVFVLGVVNVAGMKNAAIVKAPETENAPHFALPTLGLLPLCLIGIAAFLVEGAGIDWSAIYMRDVFNSEPFIGGTGLTLFAFFMAVARLFIDPVVDRHGARAVAVVLLATAALGITMVWLASHPYVALAGFALMGGGCSAIYPIAVTAAAQRTDRPSVINVAALAQMSFVVFFLAPPLLGFVAEHWGIRNAYLVCLPLIIGSLLASPALATQRREVQPIQQPGE from the coding sequence ATGCCCCTTGCGCCGCAACGCCGCACCTATCTTGCTTTTTTCCTGATCGCGATCTCCACTGGGGCCTTCCTCGCCCGCATCCCCGACCTGCAGGTGATGCTGAACGTCAACAAGGCCGAACTCGGCCTGACGTTGATCGGTTTGGCAGCCGGCGCGCTCGTATCGCTGACATTTTCCTCGCCAGTGATCATGAGGCTAGGCGCCCGACTGACGCTGATGATCACGCTTCTTGGCACCGCAGCGCTCCTCTCCCTTGTCCCCTTCATGCCGGATGCTCCATCGGTTTTCTGCCTTCTGTTTCTCGTTGGCCTGCTCGGCGGCGCCTTCGAGATCAATCTCAATGTCGAGATCGGACGCATCGAGACTCAGGCCGGATTTGGCATCATGAACCGGGCGCATGGATTCTGGAGCGTCGGCTTTTTCGTCACAGCGATCAGCGCCTCGGTTATCCGCCATGCCGGAATCAGCATGCAGACCCATCTTCACCTCGTCCTCGCCCTGGTTTTCGTGTTGGGCGTGGTCAACGTCGCCGGTATGAAGAATGCGGCCATCGTGAAGGCTCCCGAGACCGAGAATGCGCCGCATTTCGCGCTTCCCACTCTTGGCCTACTGCCACTTTGTCTAATTGGGATTGCTGCCTTCCTGGTCGAAGGCGCCGGTATCGATTGGTCAGCGATCTACATGCGCGACGTGTTCAATTCCGAGCCCTTCATCGGCGGCACGGGGCTGACCCTCTTCGCATTTTTCATGGCTGTTGCCCGGCTCTTCATCGATCCGGTCGTGGACCGGCATGGCGCGCGCGCCGTTGCAGTCGTTCTACTCGCTACCGCCGCACTTGGCATCACCATGGTGTGGCTCGCTTCGCATCCCTATGTCGCGCTGGCGGGCTTTGCTCTGATGGGCGGCGGTTGCAGCGCAATTTACCCGATTGCCGTGACAGCCGCAGCACAACGCACCGATCGACCCTCGGTGATCAATGTCGCAGCGCTGGCCCAGATGTCCTTCGTTGTGTTCTTCCTTGCTCCGCCACTGCTTGGCTTTGTTGCGGAGCATTGGGGCATTCGGAACGCCTATCTCGTCTGCCTGCCCTTGATCATCGGTTCGCTACTGGCAAGCCCGGCTTTGGCCACGCAGCGCAGGGAAGTTCAACCGATACAGCAACCGGGGGAATAG
- a CDS encoding transporter substrate-binding domain-containing protein: protein MRRLLTWLALGAAAMTLSTQAQAGATLDRVLEKKAMVVATNSGWPPQSYLDDSNQMVGFDIDVSREIAKRLGVEVSFETPDWATLTGGRWQGRYDLGVGSVTPTKPRAKVIDFVGVYYYSPYVYVVHKDNTAKTVTDLNGKVIGVETATTSEDFINRRLEIDAPGIPPIEYKLEPGEVRTFADSMLPFDDLRLGDGVRLSAVIAPEQTAQNAIKNGYPVRIIEGEYAFREPLVVIAEKVDPEWTAKVGGIIAEMKKDGTLATLTTKWYGKDFSAD, encoded by the coding sequence ATGAGGAGACTTTTGACATGGCTCGCGCTCGGCGCGGCCGCAATGACGCTATCGACGCAGGCTCAAGCTGGAGCAACGCTCGATCGCGTGCTGGAAAAGAAGGCGATGGTCGTCGCCACTAACAGCGGTTGGCCGCCCCAGAGCTATCTTGACGACAGCAACCAGATGGTCGGCTTCGATATCGATGTTTCGCGCGAGATCGCCAAGCGCCTCGGCGTCGAGGTCAGCTTCGAAACGCCGGATTGGGCAACGCTCACCGGTGGCCGCTGGCAGGGCCGCTACGATCTCGGCGTCGGCTCCGTGACGCCGACGAAGCCGCGTGCCAAGGTGATCGACTTCGTGGGCGTCTATTATTACAGCCCATACGTCTACGTCGTGCACAAGGACAACACCGCCAAGACGGTCACCGACCTCAACGGCAAGGTGATCGGCGTGGAGACGGCGACGACCTCGGAAGATTTCATCAATCGCCGCCTGGAGATCGATGCACCGGGCATTCCACCGATTGAATACAAGCTCGAGCCGGGCGAAGTGCGTACATTCGCCGACTCCATGCTGCCTTTCGATGACCTGCGCCTCGGCGACGGCGTTCGTCTCTCCGCCGTCATCGCGCCGGAACAGACGGCCCAGAACGCGATCAAGAACGGCTATCCGGTCCGCATCATCGAGGGCGAGTATGCCTTCCGCGAGCCGCTCGTCGTGATTGCCGAAAAAGTCGATCCGGAGTGGACCGCCAAGGTCGGCGGCATTATCGCCGAGATGAAGAAGGACGGCACGCTCGCCACCCTGACCACCAAATGGTACGGCAAGGACTTCAGCGCCGATTGA
- a CDS encoding branched-chain amino acid ABC transporter permease codes for MIDLLGYVAFFLTTALVFALISLGLNLQWGLTGLFNVGVAGFVAIGAYTSALMTTPDDPVRFGGFGLPIVAGWLGAMLVAGIAAAITGFATLRLKSDYLAITTFGVAVVVQLVALNAQSVTGGAFGVGFIPRPFAALAETPIYFNLANLAVVSAVTLIAYLALQHLARSPWGRVLKALREDERAAISLGKSARFYRVQAFAVGGALMGLAGAVQAHFIGFIAPDNYTPMLTFQVWVMLIVGGSGSNRGAVIGSVLVWAIWAGSGALVSSLAPADQQARAAALQIVAIGVMLCVILLIRPNGLFGNLVERRRPAPKPAAEPAGPSS; via the coding sequence ATGATCGATCTTCTCGGATATGTCGCCTTCTTCCTCACCACGGCGCTGGTCTTCGCCCTGATCAGCCTCGGGCTGAACCTGCAATGGGGGCTCACCGGCCTGTTCAATGTCGGGGTCGCGGGCTTCGTCGCGATCGGGGCCTATACGTCGGCGCTGATGACCACGCCCGACGATCCCGTCCGGTTCGGCGGCTTCGGCCTGCCGATCGTCGCCGGCTGGCTGGGGGCAATGCTCGTGGCAGGCATCGCCGCGGCGATCACCGGCTTCGCCACGCTACGGCTGAAATCGGACTATCTCGCGATCACTACCTTCGGCGTCGCCGTCGTCGTCCAGCTCGTGGCCCTCAACGCGCAGAGCGTCACTGGCGGCGCCTTCGGCGTCGGCTTCATCCCGAGGCCCTTCGCCGCGCTTGCCGAGACGCCGATCTATTTCAACCTCGCCAATCTTGCCGTGGTGTCCGCAGTGACGCTCATCGCATACCTAGCCCTCCAGCACCTTGCGCGCAGCCCGTGGGGCCGCGTCCTCAAGGCGCTGCGCGAGGACGAGCGGGCGGCGATCTCGCTCGGCAAGAGCGCCCGCTTCTACCGCGTCCAGGCCTTCGCCGTCGGCGGCGCGCTGATGGGCCTCGCCGGCGCGGTCCAGGCCCATTTCATCGGCTTCATCGCACCGGACAATTACACGCCCATGCTGACCTTCCAGGTCTGGGTGATGCTGATCGTCGGCGGATCGGGCAGCAATCGCGGCGCCGTCATCGGGTCGGTGCTGGTCTGGGCGATCTGGGCCGGATCGGGTGCCCTTGTCAGCTCGCTTGCACCTGCCGACCAGCAGGCCCGCGCCGCCGCATTGCAGATCGTCGCCATCGGCGTGATGCTCTGCGTCATCCTGCTGATCAGACCGAACGGCCTGTTCGGCAACCTCGTCGAGCGCCGCCGCCCGGCCCCGAAGCCCGCCGCCGAGCCTGCCGGTCCATCCTCATGA
- a CDS encoding GntR family transcriptional regulator produces the protein MDEPLRDKQTLVIKLRDRISDLIRDTSLKPGDKLPTEAELTRRFGISRPVVREALKLLEQDSLIYAEHGRGRFVSPMSAVQVDRPITAFESVTDMARHYGYEIVNKVLSIAEEAPDELVARQLQMRVSDRVIRIERLRLQRDEPIMYCVDYVPRSLISARLYDVDWSGSLLALLEDYKNKPRMSAASVSAVMLPNDVVERNDLRDFGPALLITETCFNAAGMPVIYAIDYHRGSHFSFSLARK, from the coding sequence TTGGACGAGCCCCTGCGTGACAAACAGACCCTTGTGATCAAGTTGCGCGACAGGATCTCGGATCTTATCCGCGACACGAGCCTCAAGCCCGGTGACAAGCTCCCCACCGAAGCCGAACTTACTCGGCGCTTCGGGATCTCCCGCCCGGTCGTCCGCGAGGCTCTCAAGCTCCTCGAACAGGACAGCCTCATTTATGCCGAACACGGCCGCGGCCGCTTCGTTTCGCCGATGTCGGCTGTACAGGTCGACCGGCCGATTACGGCATTCGAGAGCGTGACTGACATGGCCCGGCACTATGGCTATGAGATCGTCAACAAGGTGCTGTCGATTGCCGAAGAGGCGCCGGATGAGCTTGTGGCAAGGCAGTTGCAGATGCGGGTCTCGGATCGCGTGATCCGCATCGAACGCCTGCGACTCCAGCGTGATGAGCCGATCATGTATTGCGTCGACTACGTGCCGCGCAGCCTGATTTCAGCCCGTCTCTACGACGTGGATTGGAGTGGCTCGCTGCTGGCACTGCTCGAGGATTACAAGAACAAGCCGCGCATGTCGGCAGCGAGTGTATCCGCCGTCATGCTGCCGAACGACGTCGTAGAGCGCAACGATCTAAGGGATTTCGGCCCGGCTCTCCTGATCACCGAGACATGCTTCAATGCCGCCGGAATGCCGGTGATCTATGCGATCGACTATCACCGGGGCAGCCACTTCTCGTTCAGTCTGGCGAGAAAATAA